A window from Candidatus Gracilibacteria bacterium encodes these proteins:
- a CDS encoding 2-oxoacid:acceptor oxidoreductase subunit alpha → MKSVYEPLTWLVGGEAGYGITTMGQMFARACSRAGLNVFGYVEYPSLIRGGHNIAMVRVGTETVHAHSDKIDIMLALNKETVDLHSTEMAEGGVIIYDGETVVLDAEKCAGLRLISVPLARITKELGAERVMRNTVALGASFAIVGMGFGPVENVLQSTFERKGPEVVAHNIGVAKAGFDFVMENYKEPFAKTLAAVPGAPKRMVISGNEAIALGALKAGVKFMAAYPMTPVTSIMQIIAKYGVKHKIVMKHSEDEIAAINMAIGAAHMGVRSMTATAGGGFSLMAEALGMAGITETPLVVVEGMRPGPSTGLPTWTDQADLRFLMHASQGEFPRVIFLPGDMKECFEMTLKAFNTAEKYQMICMLLTDKYLGESVQSVELFMQDYTVDRGARVSMEEAAAMKQGDYKRFEFTESGVSKRAVPGMPNTIYAVSTDEHKEDGDLDEGSENRIKMVDKRARKLETLRKEYLSAVEMCELHGPADAELTLVGWGSTKGPILEAMGVANENGLKVNFLQIKMVLPFPTEAVAAILGAAKKRVLVENNSEGQMGGVIRQYTGIEITDRLLRYDGRPLHPAEILAKIHDTLNAGTNP, encoded by the coding sequence ATGAAAAGCGTTTATGAACCATTGACATGGTTGGTGGGCGGTGAGGCCGGATACGGAATCACCACCATGGGCCAAATGTTTGCACGGGCCTGCTCGCGGGCCGGGCTGAATGTGTTTGGTTATGTGGAATATCCTTCTTTGATTCGTGGCGGACATAATATTGCGATGGTGCGAGTGGGAACGGAAACCGTGCACGCGCACAGCGACAAAATCGACATTATGCTGGCGCTCAATAAAGAAACGGTGGACTTGCATAGTACGGAAATGGCGGAGGGAGGCGTGATTATTTATGATGGAGAAACGGTGGTCTTGGACGCGGAGAAGTGTGCGGGTTTGCGATTGATTTCGGTGCCGCTGGCACGGATCACCAAAGAGCTTGGAGCAGAACGCGTGATGCGCAATACAGTGGCTCTGGGAGCCAGTTTTGCGATTGTTGGAATGGGCTTTGGGCCGGTGGAGAATGTTTTGCAAAGCACTTTTGAACGCAAGGGGCCGGAAGTGGTGGCACACAATATTGGGGTGGCGAAAGCGGGCTTTGATTTTGTGATGGAAAATTACAAGGAGCCTTTTGCGAAGACGCTTGCGGCGGTGCCCGGTGCTCCCAAACGCATGGTGATTTCCGGGAATGAGGCGATTGCGCTCGGTGCTTTGAAGGCGGGGGTAAAATTTATGGCCGCCTACCCCATGACTCCGGTGACTTCCATCATGCAGATTATTGCCAAATATGGGGTGAAACATAAAATTGTGATGAAGCACAGTGAGGATGAAATTGCGGCCATCAACATGGCCATTGGCGCGGCGCACATGGGGGTTCGCAGCATGACGGCAACGGCGGGTGGCGGGTTTTCACTTATGGCGGAAGCCCTGGGAATGGCGGGCATCACCGAAACACCGCTTGTGGTGGTGGAAGGCATGCGTCCGGGCCCTTCAACAGGACTTCCCACTTGGACGGATCAGGCGGATTTGCGCTTTTTAATGCATGCTTCGCAAGGCGAATTCCCTCGAGTGATTTTCCTCCCCGGAGACATGAAAGAGTGTTTTGAAATGACGCTAAAAGCCTTTAATACCGCGGAAAAATATCAAATGATTTGTATGCTTTTGACGGATAAATATTTGGGGGAATCGGTGCAGTCGGTGGAACTTTTTATGCAGGATTATACGGTGGATCGCGGGGCGCGCGTGAGCATGGAAGAGGCCGCGGCGATGAAACAAGGCGACTACAAACGATTTGAATTTACCGAGAGCGGTGTGTCTAAGCGCGCAGTGCCGGGAATGCCAAATACCATTTACGCTGTGTCTACGGATGAGCACAAAGAAGATGGCGATTTGGATGAGGGCAGTGAAAATCGCATCAAGATGGTGGACAAGCGGGCACGCAAATTGGAGACGCTGAGGAAGGAATATTTGAGCGCCGTCGAGATGTGTGAACTCCACGGACCCGCGGATGCGGAGCTCACACTGGTGGGCTGGGGCTCTACCAAGGGGCCTATCTTGGAAGCGATGGGCGTGGCCAATGAAAATGGTCTCAAAGTGAACTTTTTACAGATCAAAATGGTGCTGCCCTTCCCCACGGAAGCAGTGGCGGCAATTCTGGGGGCGGCAAAAAAAAGGGTGCTGGTGGAGAACAATTCCGAAGGTCAAATGGGCGGTGTGATTCGTCAATACACGGGCATCGAAATCACCGATCGCTTGCTCCGTTACGACGGACGGCCCCTGCATCCCGCTGAAATTCTTGCTAAAATTCATGACACCCTGAACGCATGAACAAATCCTTAA